A window from Dromaius novaehollandiae isolate bDroNov1 chromosome 1, bDroNov1.hap1, whole genome shotgun sequence encodes these proteins:
- the SERHL2 gene encoding serine hydrolase-like protein 2 isoform X3 produces MFSEVKFPVPWGHVAAKAWGPPQGHPVLCLHGWLDNANTFDRLIPLLPTDHRYVAMDFSGHGLSSHRPAGLPYHFLDYVSEVCRVAGALQWRRFTLMGHSMGGSVAGMFCFLYPEMVDKLILLENVGFLPAPEETEEWLKSKRMVIDTLLSLEAKQQPPKARNPEAALQRLLEVNGHLTAESGAILLQRGATVTPAGLVYNRDVRVHTSTGWTPESTQAIQKKQLCETAMGDSHVCPERGESKLHPCISTSWGNGSSC; encoded by the exons ATGTTCTCAGAGGTGAAGTTCCCTGTGCCTTGGGGCCACGTGGCAGCCAAGGCCTGGGGTCCCCCGCAAGGGCACCCCGTGCTGTGCTTGCATGGCTGGCTTGACAATGCCAACACCTTCGACAGGCTCATCCCACTGCTGCCCACAG ATCACCGTTACGTGGCGATGGATTTTTCTGGCCACGGCCTGTCGTCCCATCGACCTGCAGGCTTGCCCTACCACTTTCTGGATTACGTGAGTGAGGTGTGCCGGGTGGCAGGAG CCTTGCAGTGGAGACGGTTCACCTTGATGGGTCACAGTATGG GTGGCTCTGTGGCAGGAATG ttctgcttcctttatccTGAGATGGTGGATAAGCTGATTCTGCTGGAAAATGTTGGCTTTCTGCCAGCTCCAGAG GAAACTGAGGAGTGGCTGAAATCAAAACGGATGGTGATTGACACATTACTGAGTCTAGAGGCGAAGCAGCAACCTCCCAAAGCACGTAACCCCGAAGCAGCATTGCAGAG GCTCTTAGAAGTAAACGGACATCTGACAGCAGAGAGTGGGGCAATCCTACTGCAGCGAGGAGCCACTGTGACGCCCGCTG GACTGGTGTATAACAGAGACGTGAGAGTCCATACG AGCACAGGATGGACTCCTGAGTCCACACAAGCAATACAGAAGAAACAGCTTTGTGAAACTGCTATGGGAGACAGCCACGTCTGTCCTGAAAGAGGTGAGAGCAAACTCCATCCTTGCATTTCCACCTCATGGGGCAATGGGAGCAGCTGCTAG
- the POLDIP3 gene encoding polymerase delta-interacting protein 3 isoform X1 has protein sequence MSGSRSLRLISGPRDKMADLSLDELIRKRGVTVKGRLNTRPVFGGVRSRIGIQQNLLSRSSPAVSFQRTFDARQKIGLTDARHKLGVKDAREKLVQKDARFKIKGKVQDAREMLNSRKQQSVAAEKVTKVVDAREKISLKRSTPATAAISPAMGTVNPAMKITKTIQQKAPVPGHSHPAGMRINVVNNHTHKQGLYDMEDDDESVSPLPSKQMKITTTNSFLHNTTGLSGNKFSLSKTVPLTKVVQNDTYTAPPAPPSPMRTKALTNMSRTLVTKEEPPKEPAPVELVFSPLEGTKMTVNNLHPRVTEEDIVELFCVCGALKRARLVHPGVAEVVFVKKEDAITAYKKYNNRCLDGQPMKCNLHMNGNVITSDQPILLRLSDTPSVKKEGEPRRSSASASANPPAEVDPDTILKALFKSSGVSASVQPTEFKIKL, from the exons GCTTAACACAAGGCCAGTGTTTGGAGGTGTAAGATCTCGCATTGGGATCCAGCAAAATCTTCTCAGTAGATCCTCACCAGCTGTCAGCTTCCAGCGGACGTTTGATGCCCGACAGAAGATTGGCCTCACTGATGCCCGACACAAACTGGGAGTTAAAGATGCCCGTGAAAAACTGGTTCAAAAGGACGCTCGGTTCAAAATCAAAGGGAAAGTGCAGGATGCTCGAGAGATGCTGAATTCCCGTAAGCAGCAAAGCGTTGCTGCTGAAAAGGTGACCAAAGTGGTGGATGCCAGAGAGAAGATCAGCTTAAAAAGGAGCACTCCTGCTACTGCTGCTATCAGCCCAGCTATGGGGACAGTAAATCCAGCCATGAAAATCACCAAAACTATCCAA CAGAAAGCTCCTGTTCCTGGACACTCTCATCCAGCAGGAATGAGGATCAATGTGGTGAACAACCATACACACAAGCAG GGTCTATATGAcatggaagatgatgatgaaagTGTCTCTCCCCTTCCTAGCAAACAgatgaaaatcaccaccacaaACAGTTTCCTGCACAACACG ACTGGGCTGAGTGGCAATAAATTCTCTCTGTCCAAGACTGTTCCCCTGACTAAAGTGGTCCAGAATGATACTTACACAGCTCCTCCTGCACCTCCCTCCCCAATGCGGACGAAGGCCTTGACAAACATGTCCCGGACCCTGGTGACAAAGGAGGAGCCTCCAAAAGAGCCAGCACCTGTTGAG CTGGTGTTCAGTCCTTTGGAAGGCACAAAGATGACCGTAAACAATCTGCATCCTCGAGTCACAGAGGAAGACATTGTT GAATTATTCTGTGTGTGTGGCGCTCTGAAGCGAGCCCGGCTGGTGCACCCAGGAGTGGCTGAGGTAGTCTTTGTGAAGAAAGAAGATGCTATCACAGCATATAAGAAATACAACAACAGGTGCTTAGATG GTCAACCGATGAAATGCAATCTTCACATGAATGGGAATGTCATCACCTCAGACCAGCCTATATTGCT CCGATTGAGTGATACTCCTTCAGTGAAGAAGGAGGGAGAACCACGCCGGTCAAGTGCAAGCGCCTCTGCAAATCCCCCTGCTGAGGTGGACCCTGACACCATCTTGAAGGCACTCTTCAAATCCTCAGGGGTCtctgcctctgtgcagcccaCAGAATTCAAAATCAAACTCTGA
- the SERHL2 gene encoding serine hydrolase-like protein 2 isoform X4 produces the protein MFSEVKFPVPWGHVAAKAWGPPQGHPVLCLHGWLDNANTFDRLIPLLPTDHRYVAMDFSGHGLSSHRPAGLPYHFLDYVSEVCRVAGALQWRRFTLMGHSMGGSVAGMFCFLYPEMVDKLILLENVGFLPAPEETEEWLKSKRMVIDTLLSLEAKQQPPKARNPEAALQRLLEVNGHLTAESGAILLQRGATVTPAGLVYNRDVRVHTSTGWTPESTQAIQKKQLCETAMGDSHVCPERAQPASRGAWEPFCTSE, from the exons ATGTTCTCAGAGGTGAAGTTCCCTGTGCCTTGGGGCCACGTGGCAGCCAAGGCCTGGGGTCCCCCGCAAGGGCACCCCGTGCTGTGCTTGCATGGCTGGCTTGACAATGCCAACACCTTCGACAGGCTCATCCCACTGCTGCCCACAG ATCACCGTTACGTGGCGATGGATTTTTCTGGCCACGGCCTGTCGTCCCATCGACCTGCAGGCTTGCCCTACCACTTTCTGGATTACGTGAGTGAGGTGTGCCGGGTGGCAGGAG CCTTGCAGTGGAGACGGTTCACCTTGATGGGTCACAGTATGG GTGGCTCTGTGGCAGGAATG ttctgcttcctttatccTGAGATGGTGGATAAGCTGATTCTGCTGGAAAATGTTGGCTTTCTGCCAGCTCCAGAG GAAACTGAGGAGTGGCTGAAATCAAAACGGATGGTGATTGACACATTACTGAGTCTAGAGGCGAAGCAGCAACCTCCCAAAGCACGTAACCCCGAAGCAGCATTGCAGAG GCTCTTAGAAGTAAACGGACATCTGACAGCAGAGAGTGGGGCAATCCTACTGCAGCGAGGAGCCACTGTGACGCCCGCTG GACTGGTGTATAACAGAGACGTGAGAGTCCATACG AGCACAGGATGGACTCCTGAGTCCACACAAGCAATACAGAAGAAACAGCTTTGTGAAACTGCTATGGGAGACAGCCACGTCTGTCCTGAAAGAG cacagCCAGCTAGTAGAGGTGCCTGGGAGCCATTTTGTACATCTGAATGA
- the SERHL2 gene encoding serine hydrolase-like protein 2 isoform X2 yields the protein MFSEVKFPVPWGHVAAKAWGPPQGHPVLCLHGWLDNANTFDRLIPLLPTDHRYVAMDFSGHGLSSHRPAGLPYHFLDYVSEVCRVAGALQWRRFTLMGHSMGGSVAGMFCFLYPEMVDKLILLENVGFLPAPEETEEWLKSKRMVIDTLLSLEAKQQPPKARNPEAALQRLLEVNGHLTAESGAILLQRGATVTPAGLVYNRDVRVHTSQESLAMEQYVKLLQKIQAPILTIIAQDGLLSPHKQYRRNSFVKLLWETATSVLKEHSQLVEVPGSHFVHLNEPEVVSGIISNFLTEQDTTARL from the exons ATGTTCTCAGAGGTGAAGTTCCCTGTGCCTTGGGGCCACGTGGCAGCCAAGGCCTGGGGTCCCCCGCAAGGGCACCCCGTGCTGTGCTTGCATGGCTGGCTTGACAATGCCAACACCTTCGACAGGCTCATCCCACTGCTGCCCACAG ATCACCGTTACGTGGCGATGGATTTTTCTGGCCACGGCCTGTCGTCCCATCGACCTGCAGGCTTGCCCTACCACTTTCTGGATTACGTGAGTGAGGTGTGCCGGGTGGCAGGAG CCTTGCAGTGGAGACGGTTCACCTTGATGGGTCACAGTATGG GTGGCTCTGTGGCAGGAATG ttctgcttcctttatccTGAGATGGTGGATAAGCTGATTCTGCTGGAAAATGTTGGCTTTCTGCCAGCTCCAGAG GAAACTGAGGAGTGGCTGAAATCAAAACGGATGGTGATTGACACATTACTGAGTCTAGAGGCGAAGCAGCAACCTCCCAAAGCACGTAACCCCGAAGCAGCATTGCAGAG GCTCTTAGAAGTAAACGGACATCTGACAGCAGAGAGTGGGGCAATCCTACTGCAGCGAGGAGCCACTGTGACGCCCGCTG GACTGGTGTATAACAGAGACGTGAGAGTCCATACG AGTCAAGAGTCTCTCGCCATGGAGCAGTATGTGAAACTCCTGCAGAAGATCCAGGCCCCCATTCTCACCATCAT AGCACAGGATGGACTCCTGAGTCCACACAAGCAATACAGAAGAAACAGCTTTGTGAAACTGCTATGGGAGACAGCCACGTCTGTCCTGAAAGAG cacagCCAGCTAGTAGAGGTGCCTGGGAGCCATTTTGTACATCTGAATGAGCCCGAGGTGGTGTCTGGGATCATCAGCAACTTCCTGACAGAACAGGACACCACAGCCAGGCTCTAG
- the RRP7A gene encoding ribosomal RNA-processing protein 7 homolog A: MAAAAERVAGGAPAGYTALAVKFGPRQRSPHCLLVKEHRVREGPGAAHPPRRTLFVLNVPPYCSRESLSRLFFSCGPVQSVDIYDKPEIGEKTETLKSKFFNLKATKGFRVAYVVFRSPAGVQAAKALSQGGPLLISTESHPVKTGISKWIASYAASVVDREELKAEVDAFMQDYDKQIAEEEAKAAEEEGIPDEEGWVKVTRKGRKPGLPRTEAANLRVLERERRKRARKELLNFYAWQHRETKREHIAQLRKKFEEDKQRIALMRAQRKFRPY; encoded by the exons ATggcggccgccgcggagcgtGTAGCTGGAGGGGCGCCGGCGGGCTACACAG CGCTGGCGGTGAAGTTCGGGCCGCGGCAGCGCTCGCCCCACTGCCTCTTGGTGAAGGAGCATCGGGtgcgggaagggcccggcgccgcgcaccCGCCCCGCCGCACCCTCTTCGTGCTCAACGTCCCCCCGTACTGCAGCCGG GAATCTCTGTCTAGGCTGTTCTTTAGTTGCGGGCCTGTTCAGTCTGTGGACATCTATGATAAGCCAGAAataggagagaaaacagaaacactgaagtcCAAATTCTTCAACCTCAAAGCCACAAAG GGTTTCCGAGTAGCATATGTGGTGTTCAGGAGCCCAGCTGGTGTCCAGGCAGCCAAAGCCCTGTCGCAGGGAGGTCCCTTGCTGATATCAACAGAGAGTCATCCTGTGAAAACTGGCATTAGCA AGTGGATCGCCAGCTACGCGGCTTCGGTGGTGGATCGTGAGGAACTGAAGGCTGAGGTGGATGCCTTCATGCAAGACTACGACAAACAGATAGCAGAG gaagaagccaaagcagcagaggaggagggcATTCCGGATGAGGAGGGCTGGGTAAAGGTAACGCGGAAGGGCCGGAAGCCTGGCCTGCCCCGGACAGAGGCTGCCAACCTGCGTGTGCTGGAGAGGGAGAGGCGGAAAAGGGCCCGCAAAGAGCTGCTCAACTTCTATGCCTGGCAGCATCGTGAGACCAAGAGAGAGC ACATTGCCCAGCTGAGGAAGAAGTTCGAGGAGGACAAGCAGAGAATCGCGCTGATGCGAGCCCAGCGCAAGTTTCGGCCATACTAA
- the SERHL2 gene encoding serine hydrolase-like protein 2 isoform X1: MFSEVKFPVPWGHVAAKAWGPPQGHPVLCLHGWLDNANTFDRLIPLLPTDHRYVAMDFSGHGLSSHRPAGLPYHFLDYVSEVCRVAGALQWRRFTLMGHSMGGSVAGMFCFLYPEMVDKLILLENVGFLPAPEETEEWLKSKRMVIDTLLSLEAKQQPPKARNPEAALQRLLEVNGHLTAESGAILLQRGATVTPAGLVYNRDVRVHTQSQESLAMEQYVKLLQKIQAPILTIIAQDGLLSPHKQYRRNSFVKLLWETATSVLKEHSQLVEVPGSHFVHLNEPEVVSGIISNFLTEQDTTARL, translated from the exons ATGTTCTCAGAGGTGAAGTTCCCTGTGCCTTGGGGCCACGTGGCAGCCAAGGCCTGGGGTCCCCCGCAAGGGCACCCCGTGCTGTGCTTGCATGGCTGGCTTGACAATGCCAACACCTTCGACAGGCTCATCCCACTGCTGCCCACAG ATCACCGTTACGTGGCGATGGATTTTTCTGGCCACGGCCTGTCGTCCCATCGACCTGCAGGCTTGCCCTACCACTTTCTGGATTACGTGAGTGAGGTGTGCCGGGTGGCAGGAG CCTTGCAGTGGAGACGGTTCACCTTGATGGGTCACAGTATGG GTGGCTCTGTGGCAGGAATG ttctgcttcctttatccTGAGATGGTGGATAAGCTGATTCTGCTGGAAAATGTTGGCTTTCTGCCAGCTCCAGAG GAAACTGAGGAGTGGCTGAAATCAAAACGGATGGTGATTGACACATTACTGAGTCTAGAGGCGAAGCAGCAACCTCCCAAAGCACGTAACCCCGAAGCAGCATTGCAGAG GCTCTTAGAAGTAAACGGACATCTGACAGCAGAGAGTGGGGCAATCCTACTGCAGCGAGGAGCCACTGTGACGCCCGCTG GACTGGTGTATAACAGAGACGTGAGAGTCCATACG CAGAGTCAAGAGTCTCTCGCCATGGAGCAGTATGTGAAACTCCTGCAGAAGATCCAGGCCCCCATTCTCACCATCAT AGCACAGGATGGACTCCTGAGTCCACACAAGCAATACAGAAGAAACAGCTTTGTGAAACTGCTATGGGAGACAGCCACGTCTGTCCTGAAAGAG cacagCCAGCTAGTAGAGGTGCCTGGGAGCCATTTTGTACATCTGAATGAGCCCGAGGTGGTGTCTGGGATCATCAGCAACTTCCTGACAGAACAGGACACCACAGCCAGGCTCTAG
- the POLDIP3 gene encoding polymerase delta-interacting protein 3 isoform X2 — protein MSGSRSLRLISGPRDKMADLSLDELIRKRGVTVKGRLNTRPVFGGVRSRIGIQQNLLSRSSPAVSFQRTFDARQKIGLTDARHKLGVKDAREKLVQKDARFKIKGKVQDAREMLNSRKQQSVAAEKVTKVVDAREKISLKRSTPATAAISPAMGTVNPAMKITKTIQKAPVPGHSHPAGMRINVVNNHTHKQGLYDMEDDDESVSPLPSKQMKITTTNSFLHNTTGLSGNKFSLSKTVPLTKVVQNDTYTAPPAPPSPMRTKALTNMSRTLVTKEEPPKEPAPVELVFSPLEGTKMTVNNLHPRVTEEDIVELFCVCGALKRARLVHPGVAEVVFVKKEDAITAYKKYNNRCLDGQPMKCNLHMNGNVITSDQPILLRLSDTPSVKKEGEPRRSSASASANPPAEVDPDTILKALFKSSGVSASVQPTEFKIKL, from the exons GCTTAACACAAGGCCAGTGTTTGGAGGTGTAAGATCTCGCATTGGGATCCAGCAAAATCTTCTCAGTAGATCCTCACCAGCTGTCAGCTTCCAGCGGACGTTTGATGCCCGACAGAAGATTGGCCTCACTGATGCCCGACACAAACTGGGAGTTAAAGATGCCCGTGAAAAACTGGTTCAAAAGGACGCTCGGTTCAAAATCAAAGGGAAAGTGCAGGATGCTCGAGAGATGCTGAATTCCCGTAAGCAGCAAAGCGTTGCTGCTGAAAAGGTGACCAAAGTGGTGGATGCCAGAGAGAAGATCAGCTTAAAAAGGAGCACTCCTGCTACTGCTGCTATCAGCCCAGCTATGGGGACAGTAAATCCAGCCATGAAAATCACCAAAACTATCCAA AAAGCTCCTGTTCCTGGACACTCTCATCCAGCAGGAATGAGGATCAATGTGGTGAACAACCATACACACAAGCAG GGTCTATATGAcatggaagatgatgatgaaagTGTCTCTCCCCTTCCTAGCAAACAgatgaaaatcaccaccacaaACAGTTTCCTGCACAACACG ACTGGGCTGAGTGGCAATAAATTCTCTCTGTCCAAGACTGTTCCCCTGACTAAAGTGGTCCAGAATGATACTTACACAGCTCCTCCTGCACCTCCCTCCCCAATGCGGACGAAGGCCTTGACAAACATGTCCCGGACCCTGGTGACAAAGGAGGAGCCTCCAAAAGAGCCAGCACCTGTTGAG CTGGTGTTCAGTCCTTTGGAAGGCACAAAGATGACCGTAAACAATCTGCATCCTCGAGTCACAGAGGAAGACATTGTT GAATTATTCTGTGTGTGTGGCGCTCTGAAGCGAGCCCGGCTGGTGCACCCAGGAGTGGCTGAGGTAGTCTTTGTGAAGAAAGAAGATGCTATCACAGCATATAAGAAATACAACAACAGGTGCTTAGATG GTCAACCGATGAAATGCAATCTTCACATGAATGGGAATGTCATCACCTCAGACCAGCCTATATTGCT CCGATTGAGTGATACTCCTTCAGTGAAGAAGGAGGGAGAACCACGCCGGTCAAGTGCAAGCGCCTCTGCAAATCCCCCTGCTGAGGTGGACCCTGACACCATCTTGAAGGCACTCTTCAAATCCTCAGGGGTCtctgcctctgtgcagcccaCAGAATTCAAAATCAAACTCTGA
- the POLDIP3 gene encoding polymerase delta-interacting protein 3 isoform X4: protein MSGSRSLRLISGPRDKMADLSLDELIRKRGVTVKGRLNTRPVFGGVRSRIGIQQNLLSRSSPAVSFQRTFDARQKIGLTDARHKLGVKDAREKLVQKDARFKIKGKVQDAREMLNSRKQQSVAAEKVTKVVDAREKISLKRSTPATAAISPAMGTVNPAMKITKTIQGLYDMEDDDESVSPLPSKQMKITTTNSFLHNTTGLSGNKFSLSKTVPLTKVVQNDTYTAPPAPPSPMRTKALTNMSRTLVTKEEPPKEPAPVELVFSPLEGTKMTVNNLHPRVTEEDIVELFCVCGALKRARLVHPGVAEVVFVKKEDAITAYKKYNNRCLDGQPMKCNLHMNGNVITSDQPILLRLSDTPSVKKEGEPRRSSASASANPPAEVDPDTILKALFKSSGVSASVQPTEFKIKL, encoded by the exons GCTTAACACAAGGCCAGTGTTTGGAGGTGTAAGATCTCGCATTGGGATCCAGCAAAATCTTCTCAGTAGATCCTCACCAGCTGTCAGCTTCCAGCGGACGTTTGATGCCCGACAGAAGATTGGCCTCACTGATGCCCGACACAAACTGGGAGTTAAAGATGCCCGTGAAAAACTGGTTCAAAAGGACGCTCGGTTCAAAATCAAAGGGAAAGTGCAGGATGCTCGAGAGATGCTGAATTCCCGTAAGCAGCAAAGCGTTGCTGCTGAAAAGGTGACCAAAGTGGTGGATGCCAGAGAGAAGATCAGCTTAAAAAGGAGCACTCCTGCTACTGCTGCTATCAGCCCAGCTATGGGGACAGTAAATCCAGCCATGAAAATCACCAAAACTATCCAA GGTCTATATGAcatggaagatgatgatgaaagTGTCTCTCCCCTTCCTAGCAAACAgatgaaaatcaccaccacaaACAGTTTCCTGCACAACACG ACTGGGCTGAGTGGCAATAAATTCTCTCTGTCCAAGACTGTTCCCCTGACTAAAGTGGTCCAGAATGATACTTACACAGCTCCTCCTGCACCTCCCTCCCCAATGCGGACGAAGGCCTTGACAAACATGTCCCGGACCCTGGTGACAAAGGAGGAGCCTCCAAAAGAGCCAGCACCTGTTGAG CTGGTGTTCAGTCCTTTGGAAGGCACAAAGATGACCGTAAACAATCTGCATCCTCGAGTCACAGAGGAAGACATTGTT GAATTATTCTGTGTGTGTGGCGCTCTGAAGCGAGCCCGGCTGGTGCACCCAGGAGTGGCTGAGGTAGTCTTTGTGAAGAAAGAAGATGCTATCACAGCATATAAGAAATACAACAACAGGTGCTTAGATG GTCAACCGATGAAATGCAATCTTCACATGAATGGGAATGTCATCACCTCAGACCAGCCTATATTGCT CCGATTGAGTGATACTCCTTCAGTGAAGAAGGAGGGAGAACCACGCCGGTCAAGTGCAAGCGCCTCTGCAAATCCCCCTGCTGAGGTGGACCCTGACACCATCTTGAAGGCACTCTTCAAATCCTCAGGGGTCtctgcctctgtgcagcccaCAGAATTCAAAATCAAACTCTGA
- the POLDIP3 gene encoding polymerase delta-interacting protein 3 isoform X3 translates to MFTARSDSCFTWRTFPVLNTRPVFGGVRSRIGIQQNLLSRSSPAVSFQRTFDARQKIGLTDARHKLGVKDAREKLVQKDARFKIKGKVQDAREMLNSRKQQSVAAEKVTKVVDAREKISLKRSTPATAAISPAMGTVNPAMKITKTIQQKAPVPGHSHPAGMRINVVNNHTHKQGLYDMEDDDESVSPLPSKQMKITTTNSFLHNTTGLSGNKFSLSKTVPLTKVVQNDTYTAPPAPPSPMRTKALTNMSRTLVTKEEPPKEPAPVELVFSPLEGTKMTVNNLHPRVTEEDIVELFCVCGALKRARLVHPGVAEVVFVKKEDAITAYKKYNNRCLDGQPMKCNLHMNGNVITSDQPILLRLSDTPSVKKEGEPRRSSASASANPPAEVDPDTILKALFKSSGVSASVQPTEFKIKL, encoded by the exons ATGTTCACAGCAAGATCAGACTCGTGCTTTACATGGCGAACGTTTCCAGT GCTTAACACAAGGCCAGTGTTTGGAGGTGTAAGATCTCGCATTGGGATCCAGCAAAATCTTCTCAGTAGATCCTCACCAGCTGTCAGCTTCCAGCGGACGTTTGATGCCCGACAGAAGATTGGCCTCACTGATGCCCGACACAAACTGGGAGTTAAAGATGCCCGTGAAAAACTGGTTCAAAAGGACGCTCGGTTCAAAATCAAAGGGAAAGTGCAGGATGCTCGAGAGATGCTGAATTCCCGTAAGCAGCAAAGCGTTGCTGCTGAAAAGGTGACCAAAGTGGTGGATGCCAGAGAGAAGATCAGCTTAAAAAGGAGCACTCCTGCTACTGCTGCTATCAGCCCAGCTATGGGGACAGTAAATCCAGCCATGAAAATCACCAAAACTATCCAA CAGAAAGCTCCTGTTCCTGGACACTCTCATCCAGCAGGAATGAGGATCAATGTGGTGAACAACCATACACACAAGCAG GGTCTATATGAcatggaagatgatgatgaaagTGTCTCTCCCCTTCCTAGCAAACAgatgaaaatcaccaccacaaACAGTTTCCTGCACAACACG ACTGGGCTGAGTGGCAATAAATTCTCTCTGTCCAAGACTGTTCCCCTGACTAAAGTGGTCCAGAATGATACTTACACAGCTCCTCCTGCACCTCCCTCCCCAATGCGGACGAAGGCCTTGACAAACATGTCCCGGACCCTGGTGACAAAGGAGGAGCCTCCAAAAGAGCCAGCACCTGTTGAG CTGGTGTTCAGTCCTTTGGAAGGCACAAAGATGACCGTAAACAATCTGCATCCTCGAGTCACAGAGGAAGACATTGTT GAATTATTCTGTGTGTGTGGCGCTCTGAAGCGAGCCCGGCTGGTGCACCCAGGAGTGGCTGAGGTAGTCTTTGTGAAGAAAGAAGATGCTATCACAGCATATAAGAAATACAACAACAGGTGCTTAGATG GTCAACCGATGAAATGCAATCTTCACATGAATGGGAATGTCATCACCTCAGACCAGCCTATATTGCT CCGATTGAGTGATACTCCTTCAGTGAAGAAGGAGGGAGAACCACGCCGGTCAAGTGCAAGCGCCTCTGCAAATCCCCCTGCTGAGGTGGACCCTGACACCATCTTGAAGGCACTCTTCAAATCCTCAGGGGTCtctgcctctgtgcagcccaCAGAATTCAAAATCAAACTCTGA